The sequence TAAAAACGTGAAGAAGCACGCAACAtgctgcttcaaccgtgatttatTATATCGGTCAAATTTTCTCTCACTCAAATATTAACCTATAAAACATTAATCAAGTGTATACGTTCGTTTGGATAAGAGTGCGCTCCTTTAAATGGAAAATGTTAGTCTAGATTTAAGCATGCTTTTATAGAATTGTTACCAACGGGTTTGCATCTAACTTTGTCCTCTCTCACATAAACAATTCTCTTCAATGATGAGCAACTATATTAGAGCCACTTGAGAACctcaaatattttcttttaaagaaggGACTATATTGATggaaaaatgggtgaaacaaaTTGCAAAGGGATTATATATGTCCCGATTAATGTCAAATATTGCTTCATTTGGAGAATTGACGGTGTAGCAAGGCATTCACAAAAATAAGTTACatataatttattacgttttacaatccaatttatatgatatatatttctttttaattcgtCCCTAAAAGAActtcatttttttataattaaaaatgacttaaaactttaaaattttcttttacccTTAGACCGcaaatttttaaaatcttcttttatttcttgtagGCCAAAGTCATCGACGGACACTCAAACTTATTgcgaaaattcacttaggcccCTAAACTAAGGTCTGTTCCTATCATACCCCTAACCCCCcaaattttgttccaattgggcaTTTTATTCCCTATCAGCAAAAAGGTCAAAgggtgtgttgcacacacgcgatGATGTGGCAAGATGAGCTAATTGAAAGCTGACACGTGGCATTGTGGgttcaataattattaaaaattaattataatttttttaaaataagtatataaaaatggtattgaggatccaaattattaaaaaataattctaaatttttatttaaaaaataaaaaactgattatttttaaaaaaattataatttttttaaaattaaataaattattaaaaaattatttttaaaaaaaattataaatttttttaaaatatggcattgaggatataaattatgaaaaataattattaaattattttaaaaaaaattgttattaaaaaattttTGAGGCCCTTAATGCCACTTGACAACTTTTTATTCGTTAATTAGTAAAAAGAAATGCTCCTCACGCGCCTTCCACAATGACACTGCACGCGCGGTGCCACATAGGCAAAAAATGtccaattgaaacaaaatttggGTGTTTAAGGGTCTGATAGGAACAGGCTTTTGTTTAaaggtctaagtgaattttcgcaaCAAGTTTAAGTGCGTATCGATGCCTTTTGCCTTACTTGTCCTGAGATTCCTTTCTCGAGGCAAATGCAACAAAAAAACAATAGATGAAAAGCTTGGTGAAgtgatatcaaaattttaaaggtCCATTCTGGAAGgcataattaaaacaaaagacAAGATTCATATTAGGCTAAGCAACAAAGAAGGAAGGAGATTGTGAAAGCGAGATGAAGTGTAATTTACTTTTGTCTATTCTTTCCACCCAAAATCTTCTTTGGACACTGGGAAACtaaacaaaagaataaaataaaatcagattcatcaattttcttCTAGAAAGAAAATTGATGTTTGAAAAGATAGCAGCCAAGTGTTATTGCAAATTGATTTGGAGTACCGTActgttattttaaatttttgtgggaTGAAAAAACTAGTCTATGCTCATCAAAATTGTATCAAATGTATCACGCAAATGCTTCTTGTAATGGTGATTGGAAATCAGTACCATTTTGACATCATTCAACTTCTGATCTTTCCAAGAAGGATCACAAGCAATGGCATGTAGTGTTGATGTATACTCGAATCGAATGCTGCTGAAGAGCCGTTCAACGATTGAAAGGACATCATTTGAACATAGTTGATATTGCAGGGTACATAAAAACAAATTAAATTCTtccatgataaaaaaaaaaaaaaaaaaacagatttatACTCGAAAAATTATTTGTATTCCTCGAACTTTATCTACCAATTCTCAATCAAAGTTCAGCTGTATTTTCTTATTCTCATGATCACATTCATACAAGAACTAGGACCACAAGATCCTGAGATGGTGAGACCATGAGAATATTTCCATGTATTTGAATCGTAACAAATTAGATTTCCCTATTTTTCTTGTGAGCACGCTAGAGTGTCCAACATTATTAATTAGAAGAATCAGTTGAACAGATCGTCGTTGTTTTTGGCGATCCTCAACTGATCATGACCTACTGTTTGAGGTTGAGTTAAGTTTGAGATAGATTTTTATCATGGTACAAAAGTTAAACTCATACTTACTCTTGATTTAATTATCCAATGTTGAGCCCCATGTTATATTGTACCAACTCCAAATATACAGTCATGGTTATGCAAGAGGATGTTAGATTGTCCTACATCAGTTGAGGGAATAAGTTGCTATATCTGATATCTCCttatacatttttaaataattcttaattcatgagctaacttttgaaGTTAAGTTAGATTCAATGCCGAAAGAAGGGTGCattatttagaaaattaaatgttttcatgTCAATTCCTCGCAAAACTCTTATGAGAAAGTTATTCAAGCAATTCCAAAAGCATTTGTTAATCTCATTTCTTACCAAAACTTGCAATCTGCAAGTAAAGATGCTAAATAGTTAGATAAAATCAACAATACAAGCATCAACAGTACTTTTGTCTGCTAATTCTAAGACTAGGAAAGTAGAATATAGGAAGATAAGTGCTCTTAATCTATTGTGATTAGGCATCCTTCCTCTACTTATAGCAACACTTCAAACAACTTATATACTCTAAACAGAATCCTCAGCACCATCAAGATGATCTAGATTGTGTGGGATTATTTTCGGGATCCATTTCTCTCCTTGCAGAAAGTTACGCACAGTAAACTTGGATGCTTCATTTCCACTAATGACTTTCGACCATTTCACTCTACCTCTTGTATTGGACCCTCGTCCTCTATTCTTATACTCCGCCAAATATATGTTGGTCACTTCCGGGTTCGAAAGCCAACCTTTTGGGTCAATAAAATCATTAATATAACTCGACATAATTACCGCCTTCCCTTGATTTTTCCAGGGCCAGCCTAAGAAACTTGCCCCATCTGACCTATTAAAACCTGGTTCGGGATATATTTTacaattctgaagaactatcccTGGATTTGAAGTAATGTTGTCTGCACCTGGTGCAAGTATTCTGATTTCTTGTCCATGTATAGGTTTTCTTGCTTCCACAGAACACTTTTGAAAAATGGCTCGTCCATTACCACTGATAAAATCGATCGTGCCAGAAATATGGCATCCTCGGAAAAATGCATAGTCTAGGGCAAAAATTGTATCCTGATAACCTTCAAAACGACATCGAAAAAATGAAGCATACCCTCGAAATGGAGCAGTGGTTAATGCAGCCGTTTGGCCATTTTTTGCCCCAGCGGTATTTCTGATTGTCATCAACATTCCAATGAAACCACTGCCGTATACTTCTGCGAACGAAATCAAAATTTTTGTTAAGAGCGTTCAAAATTTAATAGAGACCTAGGAAAAACACTTTTTGAccttatttttgtaaaaataaatttagtttgTCAATATTTTGGTGAAGGGAGTAATTGATGAACAAGGAATAGGGAGAAATTTACATACCTAATGTGGCTGTGTTAGGCGTTGGAAATCTTTTACTACTTTTACTAGCTGAAATTATTGTGACTCCCATACCATCACCAACAAGTGCTATATTTGTTTTGTCATATGGAATTGTGACATTTTCATAGTAAATTCCTCGTTTGACATGTATATAGTATGGTTTGGTTCTCATTTTTGGAGCTGCATTTATCGCTGCAGCGATAGTTTTGTATTTCCCTGACCCATCTTTTGCTACTGTTGAATCGAATTTCAAACAATTCCCTGCACTCCACCATAGCATCACCATGATTGTCAAAATTCCCATCTCTTTCCATTCCATTACCATTTTTCCtacattaatttaaaaaaattaatatacaaaaatacaaaggaaaaaacTGGTGAATTGACTCATTTGAGTGCTAATTTAGGATGTGTTTGGGTTGACTgaaaaaagttcacaaaatttGTGTCATTTTCCAGCTATAAAATAGACTTTTCTTTAGTACCAAACACATTCTCACAAGTAGATCTTAATTCATAATAATGGTCTTCATTCATAATATCAGGTCTTAATTCATAATAATGGTGAAAATCACAAAAGTAGAATCCATTAAATTATAGATCCACCTCTTTCCCCACCCCCAAAAATCTGAAAACCATTAAAGTAGATAACTAGTTTAGTGAAAAAAGAATTCacaggaaaaaaaatacaaagatttaTTAAGAGACTTTTATTGGGGcaaaaaaaatactaaaggaCTAATATATCTGAACAATAGTACAGCAATTGGAGGACTAGTGTACTGAAATCATTAGCATCAACATACCACCGAATTTACAAACTTTGATGATTATGTGGACGTATATATGCAAAACTCGCAAATAATTATTTAGTGATAATTAAACAATACATTGCGAACCAACAAATAAATGTGATTATAGAAAACTGGTGAAAGTGAAATATGAAATTGTAAAGgccttcatcatcttcattatatAGGCACAAGTGACAGAAAGAGTAAATACGTCTGACTTCTGAGCTGACTTTTGATATTTAGATGTAACGGTATTAACTTATACATTAAAGTAGTAGCTACTAAGAAGTCAAAATTTCTTCAGATTTAGTTAATCAATTTTGTCTGGTAATGTCATATTGAATATCTCCTTCCGTTATTTTTTACTTGTGACCGTTTCCTTTTTGAAATCAAACACTTGAGCTTTGACCATTTTAAGAAGAATAAATTCATAATATTAGCACTTTAATGTAATCTAAcctaattta comes from Capsicum annuum cultivar UCD-10X-F1 chromosome 2, UCD10Xv1.1, whole genome shotgun sequence and encodes:
- the LOC107861312 gene encoding pectinesterase, coding for MVMEWKEMGILTIMVMLWWSAGNCLKFDSTVAKDGSGKYKTIAAAINAAPKMRTKPYYIHVKRGIYYENVTIPYDKTNIALVGDGMGVTIISASKSSKRFPTPNTATLEVYGSGFIGMLMTIRNTAGAKNGQTAALTTAPFRGYASFFRCRFEGYQDTIFALDYAFFRGCHISGTIDFISGNGRAIFQKCSVEARKPIHGQEIRILAPGADNITSNPGIVLQNCKIYPEPGFNRSDGASFLGWPWKNQGKAVIMSSYINDFIDPKGWLSNPEVTNIYLAEYKNRGRGSNTRGRVKWSKVISGNEASKFTVRNFLQGEKWIPKIIPHNLDHLDGAEDSV